Below is a window of Streptomyces genisteinicus DNA.
ACTCCAACGCGACCGCGGTGTGGCGCGCCCACCGGCGCGGCGCGTACTTCGCCAACCCGTGCTTCACCCAGATCCACCCCACCTGCATCCCGCGCACCGGAGACCACCAGTCCAAGCTGACCCTGATGAGCGAGTCGCTGCGCAACGACGGCCGCATCTGGGTGCCGAAGGCGCACGGCGACGACCGGCCGCCGGCCGGGATCCCCGAGGACGAGCGCGACTACTACCTGGAGCGGATCTACCCCTCCTTCGGCAACCTGGTGCCCCGCGACATCGCCTCCCGCGCGGCGAAGAACGTCTGCGACGAGGGACGCGGCGTCGGCCCCGGCGGGCAGGGCGTCTACCTCGACTTCGCCGACGCGATCCGCCGGATGGGCCGGGAGAAGGTGGCCGAGAAGTACGGCAACCTCTTCGACATGTACGAGCGGATCACCGCGGAGGACCCGTACGAGGTCCCGATGCGGATCTACCCGGCCGTGCACTACACGATGGGCGGGCTGTGGGTCGACTACGACCTCCAGACCACCGTCCCCGGCCTGTTCGCCATCGGCGAGGCCAACTTCTCCGACCACGGCGCCAACCGGCTCGGCGCCTCCGCCCTGATGCAGGGCCTCGCCGACGGCTACTTCGTCCTGCCGTCGACGATCAACGACTACCTCGCACGCGGCGGCTTCGACCCCGTCGACGACGCGCACCCCGCCGTCACCGCGGCGGTCGCCGAGACCGAGGCACGGCTGGAGGCGCTGCTGGGCGCCGACGGCGACCGCACCCCCGACTCCTTCCACCGCGAGATCGGCGAGGTGATGTGGGAGCACTGCGGGATGGCCCGCACCGAGGAGGGCCTGCGCAAGGCCCTGGAGCGGATCCCGCAGATCCGCGAGGAGTTCTGGCGCCGCATCAAGGTGCCGGGAACCGGCGAGGAGTTCAACCAGTCGCTGGAGAAGGCCAACCGGATCGTCGACTACCTGGAGCTCGCCGAGCTCATGTGCCTCGACGCCCTGCACCGCGCCGAGTCCTGCGGCGGCCACTTCCGGGAGGAGTCGCAGACCCCCGACGGCGAGGCCGCCCGCGACGACGACGCCTTCGCCTACGTCGCCGCCTGGGAGTCCACCGGCAGCGGCGCCCCCGTCCTGCACAAGGAAGACCTCGTCTTCGAGTACGTCCACCCCACTCAGCGGAGCTACGCATGAAGCTCACCCTGCGCGTCTGGCGCCAGAAGAACGCCGACGCCACCGGCACCATGGCGACCTACGAGGTCGACGGCATCTCGTCGGACATGTCCTTCCTGGAGATGCTCGACACCCTCAACGAGGACCTCATCCTGCGCGGCGAGGACCCCGTCGCCTTCGACCACGACTGCCGCGAAGGCATCTGCGGCGCCTGCTCACTGGTCATCAACGGCGACGCCCACGGCCCCGAGCGCACCACCACCTGCCAGCTCCACATGCGCTCCTTCCGCGACGGCGACACCATCGACGTCGAACCGTGGCGGGCGTCCGCCTTCCCCGTCGTCAAGGACCTGGTGGTCGACCGCTCCGCCTTCGACCGGATCATCCAGGCCGGCGGCTACATCAGCGCCCCCACCGGATCGGCGCCCGAGGCGCACGCCACCCCCGTGCCCAAGCCGGACGCCGACTCCGCCTTCGAGCACGCCGAGTGCATCGGCTGCGGCGCGTGCGTGGCGGCCTGCCCCAACGGTTCGGCCATGCTCTTCACCTCGGCCAAGGTCAACCACCTGAACGTCCTGCCGCAGGGCGCGCCGGAACGCGAGACCCGGGTCCTCGACATGGTGGCCACCATGGACGACGAGGGCTTCGGCGGCTGCACCCTGACCGGGGAGTGCGCCACCGCCTGCCCGAAGGGCATCCCGCTGCCGTCGATCACCGCGATGAACCGGGAGTGGCTGCGGGCGGCCCGCAAATCCCGGCGCTGACACCTGCCCGCCGGCGGCCGGTCCGCGCGCGGGCCGGCCGCGTCACGGGGCGCCGAGGGCCCGGGCGAGATACGGACCGGTGGGGCCGGGCGTCGTGCGGGCGACCTCGGCGGGCGGGCCCGCGGCCACCACCCGGCCGCCCTCGTCCCCGCCGCCCGGCCCCATGTCGATCACCCAGTCCGCGCGGGCGGCCACGTCCATGTCGTGCTCGACGACGACCACCGTGTGCCCCGCGTCGACGAGCCCCCGCAACTGGCGCATCAGCACCTCCACATCGGCCGGATGCAGCCCGGTCGTCGGCTCGTCCAGCACGTACAGGGTGTGGCTGCCGCGCTCGCGCTGCAGCTCGCTCGCCAGCTTGATCCGCTGCGCCTCGCCGCCGGACAGCTCGGTCGCCGGCTGCCCGAGGCGCAGATAGCCGAGACCGACGTCCAGCAGGGCCGCGAGACTCCGCGAGGCGGCCCGGTCGCCGGCGAAGAACTCCGCCGCGGACTCCACCGTCAGCCCGAGGACGTCCGCGATCGTCAGCCCCCGCAGCCGGACCTCCAGCGTGGCCGGGTTGTACCGGGCGCCGCCGCAGTCCGGGCAGGGGGCGTACGTGGTCGGCAGGAAGAGCAGCTCCACCGAGACGAAGCCCTCGCCCTGACAGGTCTCGCACCGGCCGCCCTTGGTGTTGAACGAGAAGCGTCCGGCCTTCCAGCCGCGTGCCCGCGCGTCGTCGGTGGCGGCGAACAGCCTGCGCACCACGTCGAACAGCCCGGTGTAGGTCGCGAGATTGGAGCGGGGAGTACGCCCGATCGGCTTCTGATCGACCGTCACCAGCCCCTCCACACCCGGCAGTCCGGCGTCGACGGCGCCGACCAGCGTCGACTTGCCCGACCCCGACACCCCGGTGACCGCCGTGAGCACGCCCAGCGGCAGCCGGGTCGTCAGCCCGCGCAGATTGTGACGGGTGACGGGCCCGAGCCGTACCGTGCCGGACGGCTCGCGGGGCGCGCCCGCCGGGACGGCCTCCCGCGGGAAGAGGAACCGCCGGGTCTGCGACCCGGGCACACCGGCCAGCCCGTCGGGCGGCCCGCTGTACAGCACCCGCCCGCCGTGCTCACCCGCCAGCGGCCCCACGTCCACCAGCCAGTCGGCCCGCCGGACCACCTCCAGCTGGTGCTCGACGACGAAGACCGAGTTGCCGCCCGCCTTCAGCCGCTCCAGCACGACCAGCAGCGCCTCGGTGTCGGCCGGGTGGAGGCCCGCCGACGGCTCGTCGAGCACGTAGACCACCCCGAAGAGACCGGACCGCAGCTGGGTGGCGAGCCGCAGCCGCTGGAGCTCCCCGCTGGAGAGGGTCGGCGTCGGCCGGTCGAGGCTGAGGTAGCCGAGCCCCAGCTCGGTCACCGTGGTGATGCGGGCCAGCAGGTCGGCGGTGAGGACGGCGGCGGTCGTCCCGCTGCCGGCGGCGGGTCCGCCGCGGCCGCGCGACGCCGTGCCGCCGCCGCGGGGCACACCGGCCCCGCCCGCCCCCGCGTCCGGGCCGGCGGGCGTGCCCTCGGGGCCGCCCGGCGCGGCGCGCAGCAGGGCGGCCAGCTCGGTCAGCGGCATCGCCGCCGCCTCGGCGATCGTCCGGCCGGCGAAGGTCACGGCCAGCGCCTCGGGGCGCAGCCGTCCGCCGCCGCAGACCGGGCACGGCTCGCTGGTGAGGAACCGTTCGGCCCTGGCGCGCAGCGCCGTGCTCCTGGAATCGGCGAACGTGTGCAGCACATGCCGCCGGGCACCGGTGTACGTGCCCTCGTAGGGCCGCTGGATCCGGCCCGCCTCCCGCACCGGGTGCACCGTGACCACCGGCCGCTCGTCGGTGAACAGGATCCACTCCCGGTCCTTCGCCGGGAGTTCGCGCCACGGGCGGTCCACGTCGTACCCCAGGGCGTCCAGCACGTCGCGCAGGTTCTTGCCCTGCCACGCGCCCGGCCACGCCGCGATGGCGCCCTCGCGGATCGACAGCGAGGGATCGGGGACCAGCAGCTCCTCCGACGTGCCGTGCACCCGGCCGAGACCGTGGCAGCGCCGGCAGGCGCCGGCCGCGGTGTTCGGCGAGAACGCGTCCGAGTCCAGCCGCGGCGCGCCCTCGGGGTAGTCGCCCGCCCGCGAGTACAGCATGCGCAGCGAGTTGGAGAGCGTGGTGACCGTGCCGACCGACGAGCGCGAGCTTGGCGCGGAGCGGCGCTGCTCCAGCGAGACGGCGGGCGGCAGTCCGCTGATCCCGCCCACCGCCGGGGCCCCGACCTGGTGGATCAGCCGGCGCGCGTACGGGGCGACCGACTCGAAGTAGCGCCGCTGCGCCTCCGCGTAGACCGTGCCGAAGGCGAGCGAGGACTTCCCCGACCCGGAGATGCCGGTGAACACGACGAGCGCGTCACGGGGAATGTCGACGTCGACGCCGCGCAGATTGTGCTCACGGGCGCCGCGGACCCGCACAAAGCGGTCGTGAGGGCTGTCCATGGAGGGTCACCCTACGCGTCCGCGCTGGTCAGGGGCGTGAGGCCGGCCAGCGCGGCCAGCCGGCGCAGCGAGTCGAGCAGCGCGTCGCGCTCGTAGGTGCTCGTGGTCACCAGCACCTCGTCCGCCCCGCTCTCCGCGACGACCGCCGACAGCTCGTGCGCCACCTGCTCCGCCGTGCCCGCGACATGACCGCGCAGCCCCGACTCGTACAGATCGCGCTCCCGTGCGGTCATGGTGAGCGCCGCCACCCGCTCGGGCGGCAGCAGCGGCGGGAAGACGCCGTGGGTGCGGGAGTGCGCCATCGACCAGGCCTCCGGCACCAGCAGCCGCCGCGCCGCCGCCTCGGTCCCGGCCACCACCACCGTGCCCGCGACCACGACGTACGGCCGCTCGGCCCACGCCGAGGGCCGGAAGCCCTCCCGGTAGGCGTCCACCGCAGCCAGCAGCCGGTCCCGTCCGCGCAGATCTCCGATCACCAGCGGCAGCCCGGCCCGCGCGGCGACCGCCGCGCCCTCACCGGTCGCCAGCACGAACGGGGGCACCCGCAGCCCCTCCGCGGGGTACGCGTGGACCCCGGGGTGCTCCTCCGGCGCGCCGGTGAACCAGCCCAGCAGCTCGTCCAGTTGCCCGGCGAACCCGTCCGCGTCCTTCTTCTCGTGCCCGAGCGCCCGGCGGATGCCGTCGGTGAAGCCGACCGAGCGGCCGAGGCCCATGTCGATCCGCCCGGGGAAGAGCGACTCCAGCACCCCGAACTGCTCGGCCACCACCAGCGGGCGGTGGTTGGGGAGCATCACGCCGCCCGTCCCGACCCGGATGCGCGAGGTGGCCGCCGCGACCGCCGCGGCCAGCACCGTCGGCGCGGAGCCGGCGACCCCGGGCACGCCGTGGTGCTCCGACACCCAGAAACGGTGGTAGCCGAGCGCCTCCGCCTCGCGGGCCAGGCGCACGGTGTCGCGGAGCGCCCCGGCGGGGTCCGCGCCCTCACGGGTGCGGGAGCGGTCGAGGACGGACAGGCGGGCGGTTCCGATCACGGTGCTCACCTTCATTCCAACGCCCCGGCGCCGCGGGGATTCCCGAGCGGCCGGACGTCCCCGGGGTGCCTGCCGTTGCCTGGACCGCCCCCGGGCGCCTGCCGCCGCCTGGACGTCCGGGGACGCCTGCCGCCGGGGCGGCTGTGCGGGCGGGCGGTGTCCCGTGGAGCCGGGACCCCGGGCCGGGACCCCGGGCCGGGGGTCCGCCGGCGGGGACGGCCCCGCGGCCGCCGGGTGCGGCACGCGGGAAAACACCTGGTGGCAGCGGTGCGCCCGATGTGATCATGCGCCCATGCGATTTCGACCCGCCACAGCGGACCCGACAGACCTCGACCGCGCCCTCACCGACCCCGGCCCCGGCGACCCCGTGCCCGCGCTCGGTGCCGAGAAGATCCGCGAAGAGCTCGACGCCCACCGGTTCAGACCCGAGTGGACCTGGTTCGCCGAGGACGGCGACGGGCGGGTCGTGGGCCGCGCCCTGTGGTGGGGACGGGCCGACAGCGAGCGGCCCATCGCCCTCGACTGCCTCCGGATCGCCCCGGAGACGGCCGACCCGGCGGGCGTGGCGGCGGGGCTGCTGGCCGCGGGGCACGCGGCGTTCGGCACCGTCCCCGTCTACAACGCCTCCCTGCCGCGCGGATGGCGCGACGACGCGCCGCTCGCCGCCGCCGTGGAGTGGCGCCGCGAGGCGGGCGCACGCGCAGGGCTGGGCAACGTCATCGAGCGGCTGCGCTACGAGTGGACCCCGGCCGCCCCGCTGCCCGCGCCGCCGCGCCGGCTGACCTTCCGGGACGGCACGGACGAGGAGTTCCTGGAGGCGTTCGTCCGCCTCTCCGAGGGGAGCCTGGACCTCCACACCCGCAGCGAACTCCGCACGGCGGACGCCCGCGAGGTGGCCCGGGCCGACATGGACTTCTACCTCGACTGCCCCGGCGAGCGGTCCTGGTGGCGCCTGGCCCACCTCCCGGACGGCGGCCTGGCCGGCCTCGCCGTGCCCTCCGCGACCCCCTACCACCGCAACGTCGGCTATCTGGGCGTCGTCCCGGAGCACCGCGGTCAGGGGCTGATCGACGAGATCCTCGCCGAGATCACCCGCTTCCACGCGGCCGCGGGCGCCGACCGCGTCACCGCGACCACCGACACCGTGAACGTCCCGATGGCGGCCGCCTTCGACCGCGCGGGCTACGAGGTCACCGAGATCCGGCTCGTCCTGGAGCCCCCTGCCGCCGGCTGACCGGGAGGCGTCCGCGCAGGGAGACGCGGGTCACACGCGCACCCGTCACACCGGTCCGCTCCGCTCCGTCGAAGAGGTGACACAGCAACCGCGACGGAAGGACCCACCGTGGACGCCCGACCGAACCTCTTCGGCAGCCCGCTCGCCGGAACGTTCCTGAAGCACCTCGTCTCGGCCGGCAAGGCGCTCTCCGACTCCGCGCTCCCCCTGGAGGTGCAGGAACTGGTGAAGATCCGCGCCAGCCAGATCAACGGGTGCGGCCTCTGCCTCGACATCCACACCAAGGAGGCGGCGGCGGCCGGCGAGAGCGCGCTGCGCCTGAACCTGATCGCCGCCTGGCGGGAGGCCACCGTGTTCACCGGGGCCGAGCGCGCCGCGCTGGAGCTCACGGAGCAGGGCACCCGGATCGCCGACGCGGCGGGCGGCGTCCCGGACGAGGTGTGGGAGGCGGCGGCCCGGCACTATGACCGGGACCAGCTGCTCGCGCTGGTCTCCCTGATCGCCGTGATCAACTCCTTCAACCGGCTGAACGTGATCCTGGGGCAGACCGGAGGGGAGTACCGGGTGGGCCAGTTCGCCTGACGGGGCGGACCGCGGGAGGGGGCGGCCGGCCGGCCGTCCGCCCCCTCCCGCGGGCGGTCCGGGTCAGTCCGTGCGCCCGCCGAGGTGCGGGAAGCGGAACTCGGTGCGGCTGCGGAGGGTGTCGCCGCCGCGCAGCACCGCGCTCGGGTACTCCGGCCGGTTGGGCGCGTCGGGGAAGTGCTGCGTCTCCAGGCAGACCGCGGCGTGGCGTTCCAGCGGGCGGCCCGCCACGTCCTCCAGGGCGCCGTCGAGATGGTTGGCGGTGAAGACCTGCACCCCCGGCTCCGTCGTCCACACCTCCATGACGCGTGCGTCCCCCGGCGCGGCGAGACGGGCCGCACGGCGCAGGCCGTCGCCCTCCGCACCGGCCAGGACCCAGCAGTGGTCGAAGCCCCCGGCCCGGCGGACCTGCTCGTCCGCCGCGCCCACCCGCTCCCCGAGGAGCTTGGGGGAGGTCAGGTCGAACGCGGTGCCGGCCACACCGGCCGGAGCTCCGGCGAGCGGGATGCTCGACGCGTCGACCGGGAGATAGGCGGGGGCGTCCACCTGGAGCGTGTGGCCGAGGACGTCGCCGCCGCCCGCGAGGTTGAAGTAGGAGTGGTTGCACAGGTTCACCACCGTCGTCCGGTCCGCCGCCGCCGTGAACGCGCACGACAGGGTGCCCGCGGCGTCGAGGGTGTAGGTGACACAGACGTCCAGTGTGCCCGGGAAGCCCATGTCCCCGTCCGGGCTGCGCAGCGACAGGCGCACCCACGCCGTGTCCTCCCCGGAGCCGGCCGCCGCCTCCCACACCTTGGTGTGGAAGCCCTCCGGGCCGCCGTGGAGGGTGTGGCCGCGGTCGTTGAGCGGGAGTTCGTACGTCGTCCCGTCGAGGGTGAGCCGGCCGTCGGCGATGCGGTTGGCGTAGCGGCCGACGACGGCTCCGAAGTAGCCGCCGGCCTTGTCGTAGGCGTCGGCGGACGGCAGGCCCACGACCACGGACCGGACGTCGCCGTCCGTGTCGGGGACGCCGAGGGAGTGCAGCACGGCGCCGTAGGTGAGGATCTCGGCGTGCACGCCGCCGCCGGATTCCAGGCGCCACAGTGCGACGTCCTCGCCGCTCGGGGAGGTGCCGAACGGGCGCTGCTGGGCGGTGGGTCGGGACATGATCATTCCTCGGGGGGAAAGGGCTTTCACAGGACAGCGGGAGGGCCCGGGGACCGGGCGCGGGGCCCGGCGGCGACCGTGCTCAGGGGCCGGTCCGGCCGGTGCGGGTCGACTCCCGGACGATGAGGCGGTACCCGGGCCGGATCCGCTGCGGCTGGGACACCTGCCCGCCGCCCAGCCGTTCGACGATCCGGTCGACGGCCAGTCGGGCGATGGCCGCCTTGTCGGGCGACACGGTGGTGAGGGTGACGGCTCCGTAGCGGCTCTCGTCGATGTCGTCGAAGCCGACCACGGCGATGTCCCGCGGCACGTCGAGCCCCCGCTCGACCAGGGTGCGCATGGCGCCGAGGGCGATCAGGTCGTTGTACGCGAAGACCGCGTCCGGGCGCTCGCCGCGGTCCAGCAGGGCCGCCATCGCCGCCGCGCCGTCGCCCCGGCCGTAGCCGTCGGTCGCGACGACCAGGCTCTCGTCCGGCTCCAGCCCCGCCGCGGCGAGCTCCTCCCGCCAGCCCCGCAGCCGCAGATGGGCGGGCTGGCGCTCCCGGCTGGTGCGGGAGCCGAGGAACGCGATCCGGCGCCGTCCGAGGTCCAGCAGATGGCGGACGGCGGTGCGGGCCGCGGCCACGTTGTCGATGGCGATCTGGTCGTAGGGAGCCTCGTACTCCCGCTCGCCGAGCAGGACCAGCGGCGAGGTCTCCTGCCGGGCGAGCAGGTCCTCGTTCTCCAGATGGATCGGGCTGAGGATCAGGCCGTCGATCACATGCGAACGGAACTCCTGACTGACCAGCAGCTCCCGTTCGCGCAGCCCGGCGGTGTGGTCGACCAGCACCGTGTAGTCGTGCGCGGCGGCCGCGTCGATGACGGCCCCCGCCAGTTCGGCGAAGTACGGGTTGCCGAGCTCGGGCACGGCGAAGGCGATGATGCCGGTCCGCCCCTTGCGCAGA
It encodes the following:
- a CDS encoding fumarate reductase/succinate dehydrogenase flavoprotein subunit gives rise to the protein MSYLDYTTGEPLADTRAPAGPVAERWDTRRFEAKLVNPANRRKHTVIVVGTGLAGGAAGATLAEQGYHVEQFCYQDSPRRAHSIAAQGGINAAKNYRNDGDSIHRLFYDTVKGGDFRARESNVHRLAQISVEIIDQCVAQGVPFAREYGGLLDTRSFGGVQVSRTFYARGQTGQQLLLGAYQALSRQIAAGSVTLHARTEMLDLVVAGGRARGIVARDLVTGEISTYTADAVVLATGGYGNVFYLSTNAMNSNATAVWRAHRRGAYFANPCFTQIHPTCIPRTGDHQSKLTLMSESLRNDGRIWVPKAHGDDRPPAGIPEDERDYYLERIYPSFGNLVPRDIASRAAKNVCDEGRGVGPGGQGVYLDFADAIRRMGREKVAEKYGNLFDMYERITAEDPYEVPMRIYPAVHYTMGGLWVDYDLQTTVPGLFAIGEANFSDHGANRLGASALMQGLADGYFVLPSTINDYLARGGFDPVDDAHPAVTAAVAETEARLEALLGADGDRTPDSFHREIGEVMWEHCGMARTEEGLRKALERIPQIREEFWRRIKVPGTGEEFNQSLEKANRIVDYLELAELMCLDALHRAESCGGHFREESQTPDGEAARDDDAFAYVAAWESTGSGAPVLHKEDLVFEYVHPTQRSYA
- a CDS encoding succinate dehydrogenase/fumarate reductase iron-sulfur subunit, yielding MKLTLRVWRQKNADATGTMATYEVDGISSDMSFLEMLDTLNEDLILRGEDPVAFDHDCREGICGACSLVINGDAHGPERTTTCQLHMRSFRDGDTIDVEPWRASAFPVVKDLVVDRSAFDRIIQAGGYISAPTGSAPEAHATPVPKPDADSAFEHAECIGCGACVAACPNGSAMLFTSAKVNHLNVLPQGAPERETRVLDMVATMDDEGFGGCTLTGECATACPKGIPLPSITAMNREWLRAARKSRR
- a CDS encoding ATP-binding cassette domain-containing protein, with product MDSPHDRFVRVRGAREHNLRGVDVDIPRDALVVFTGISGSGKSSLAFGTVYAEAQRRYFESVAPYARRLIHQVGAPAVGGISGLPPAVSLEQRRSAPSSRSSVGTVTTLSNSLRMLYSRAGDYPEGAPRLDSDAFSPNTAAGACRRCHGLGRVHGTSEELLVPDPSLSIREGAIAAWPGAWQGKNLRDVLDALGYDVDRPWRELPAKDREWILFTDERPVVTVHPVREAGRIQRPYEGTYTGARRHVLHTFADSRSTALRARAERFLTSEPCPVCGGGRLRPEALAVTFAGRTIAEAAAMPLTELAALLRAAPGGPEGTPAGPDAGAGGAGVPRGGGTASRGRGGPAAGSGTTAAVLTADLLARITTVTELGLGYLSLDRPTPTLSSGELQRLRLATQLRSGLFGVVYVLDEPSAGLHPADTEALLVVLERLKAGGNSVFVVEHQLEVVRRADWLVDVGPLAGEHGGRVLYSGPPDGLAGVPGSQTRRFLFPREAVPAGAPREPSGTVRLGPVTRHNLRGLTTRLPLGVLTAVTGVSGSGKSTLVGAVDAGLPGVEGLVTVDQKPIGRTPRSNLATYTGLFDVVRRLFAATDDARARGWKAGRFSFNTKGGRCETCQGEGFVSVELLFLPTTYAPCPDCGGARYNPATLEVRLRGLTIADVLGLTVESAAEFFAGDRAASRSLAALLDVGLGYLRLGQPATELSGGEAQRIKLASELQRERGSHTLYVLDEPTTGLHPADVEVLMRQLRGLVDAGHTVVVVEHDMDVAARADWVIDMGPGGGDEGGRVVAAGPPAEVARTTPGPTGPYLARALGAP
- a CDS encoding MsnO8 family LLM class oxidoreductase, with the translated sequence MKVSTVIGTARLSVLDRSRTREGADPAGALRDTVRLAREAEALGYHRFWVSEHHGVPGVAGSAPTVLAAAVAAATSRIRVGTGGVMLPNHRPLVVAEQFGVLESLFPGRIDMGLGRSVGFTDGIRRALGHEKKDADGFAGQLDELLGWFTGAPEEHPGVHAYPAEGLRVPPFVLATGEGAAVAARAGLPLVIGDLRGRDRLLAAVDAYREGFRPSAWAERPYVVVAGTVVVAGTEAAARRLLVPEAWSMAHSRTHGVFPPLLPPERVAALTMTARERDLYESGLRGHVAGTAEQVAHELSAVVAESGADEVLVTTSTYERDALLDSLRRLAALAGLTPLTSADA
- a CDS encoding GNAT family N-acetyltransferase — translated: MRFRPATADPTDLDRALTDPGPGDPVPALGAEKIREELDAHRFRPEWTWFAEDGDGRVVGRALWWGRADSERPIALDCLRIAPETADPAGVAAGLLAAGHAAFGTVPVYNASLPRGWRDDAPLAAAVEWRREAGARAGLGNVIERLRYEWTPAAPLPAPPRRLTFRDGTDEEFLEAFVRLSEGSLDLHTRSELRTADAREVARADMDFYLDCPGERSWWRLAHLPDGGLAGLAVPSATPYHRNVGYLGVVPEHRGQGLIDEILAEITRFHAAAGADRVTATTDTVNVPMAAAFDRAGYEVTEIRLVLEPPAAG
- a CDS encoding carboxymuconolactone decarboxylase family protein: MDARPNLFGSPLAGTFLKHLVSAGKALSDSALPLEVQELVKIRASQINGCGLCLDIHTKEAAAAGESALRLNLIAAWREATVFTGAERAALELTEQGTRIADAAGGVPDEVWEAAARHYDRDQLLALVSLIAVINSFNRLNVILGQTGGEYRVGQFA
- a CDS encoding aldose epimerase family protein; its protein translation is MSRPTAQQRPFGTSPSGEDVALWRLESGGGVHAEILTYGAVLHSLGVPDTDGDVRSVVVGLPSADAYDKAGGYFGAVVGRYANRIADGRLTLDGTTYELPLNDRGHTLHGGPEGFHTKVWEAAAGSGEDTAWVRLSLRSPDGDMGFPGTLDVCVTYTLDAAGTLSCAFTAAADRTTVVNLCNHSYFNLAGGGDVLGHTLQVDAPAYLPVDASSIPLAGAPAGVAGTAFDLTSPKLLGERVGAADEQVRRAGGFDHCWVLAGAEGDGLRRAARLAAPGDARVMEVWTTEPGVQVFTANHLDGALEDVAGRPLERHAAVCLETQHFPDAPNRPEYPSAVLRGGDTLRSRTEFRFPHLGGRTD
- a CDS encoding LacI family DNA-binding transcriptional regulator produces the protein MGVSLKDVAQRAGVSIKTVSNVVNNYPHVTPQMRARVQQAIDELGYRPNLTARHLRKGRTGIIAFAVPELGNPYFAELAGAVIDAAAAHDYTVLVDHTAGLRERELLVSQEFRSHVIDGLILSPIHLENEDLLARQETSPLVLLGEREYEAPYDQIAIDNVAAARTAVRHLLDLGRRRIAFLGSRTSRERQPAHLRLRGWREELAAAGLEPDESLVVATDGYGRGDGAAAMAALLDRGERPDAVFAYNDLIALGAMRTLVERGLDVPRDIAVVGFDDIDESRYGAVTLTTVSPDKAAIARLAVDRIVERLGGGQVSQPQRIRPGYRLIVRESTRTGRTGP